One region of Azoarcus sp. CIB genomic DNA includes:
- a CDS encoding MucB/RseB C-terminal domain-containing protein translates to MRRMSAVLAICAALMQAPVIAESPNDPLSWLGRMATAGQRLNYSGTFIYQSGKNFETSRIAHMSDANGEHERLEVLDGSPREVIRSNSEVRCVLPDQKTVIVDRPGTRRAFPSRLPVAFGGLAENYRIRKGSVGRVAGLDAQQIILEPKDDLRFGYQLWAELQSGLLLKARTVDDRGEIVEQFTFSDVRIGGEIGSDAFRSRITKSSDWRIVHANGIEVRKEESGWALNAPLAGFSLVSVMRRPLGRDRGEALHMVYSDGLASISVFIEPNDGARAEPGPFASGAINIYKRVVGPHLVTALGEVPLRSVQRLGDAIEPVTR, encoded by the coding sequence ATGAGGCGGATGTCGGCTGTTTTGGCGATCTGCGCGGCATTGATGCAAGCGCCGGTCATCGCGGAGTCTCCGAATGATCCGTTGTCCTGGCTCGGGCGAATGGCGACTGCAGGTCAGCGCCTGAATTACTCCGGCACTTTCATCTATCAGTCGGGAAAGAACTTCGAGACGTCGCGCATCGCGCACATGAGCGATGCGAACGGCGAACACGAACGCCTGGAAGTGCTCGACGGCAGTCCGCGCGAGGTGATCCGCAGCAACAGCGAAGTGCGTTGCGTGCTGCCGGACCAGAAGACCGTGATCGTCGATCGCCCGGGTACCCGGCGCGCATTTCCTTCCCGATTGCCGGTGGCTTTCGGCGGCCTCGCGGAAAATTACCGTATCCGCAAAGGCAGCGTGGGCCGGGTTGCGGGGCTCGACGCGCAGCAGATCATCCTCGAACCGAAAGACGACCTGCGCTTCGGTTACCAGCTGTGGGCGGAACTCCAGTCGGGTCTTTTGCTCAAGGCTCGCACGGTCGATGATCGCGGCGAGATCGTCGAGCAATTCACCTTCAGTGACGTCAGGATAGGCGGTGAGATCGGCAGCGATGCCTTCCGCTCGCGCATCACGAAGAGCAGCGACTGGCGGATCGTTCACGCCAATGGCATCGAAGTGCGCAAGGAGGAGAGCGGCTGGGCGCTGAACGCGCCGCTGGCGGGTTTTTCCCTCGTGTCGGTCATGCGCAGACCCCTCGGCCGGGATCGGGGAGAAGCACTGCACATGGTGTATAGCGACGGACTTGCATCGATTTCGGTCTTCATCGAGCCGAATGACGGCGCGCGCGCTGAGCCGGGGCCGTTCGCGAGTGGCGCGATCAACATCTACAAGCGTGTCGTGGGTCCGCATCTCGTGACGGCTTTGGGCGAGGTGCCCTTGCGTTCGGTGCAGCGTCTGGGTGACGCGATCGAGCCGGTGACGCGATGA
- a CDS encoding sigma-E factor negative regulatory protein, which translates to MKDRLSALLDGDLDERSAHPVFESMRRDRSLRTDWEAYCLIGDVLRGERDGSAGFVGRVMANIVEEPTLLAPPVRGPAEGGRLWQSVMPLAASVMGVAAVGWVAHTLYRDQGPGAGSRVAVARSSAAVAAHTVVRPAAVAPAPVAVDPTREYVFVHQAMSGGGPISGVIQHVRTVSDVGQDSGR; encoded by the coding sequence ATGAAGGACAGATTGTCGGCACTTCTGGATGGTGACCTCGACGAGCGATCGGCACATCCGGTTTTCGAGTCGATGCGACGGGACCGGTCATTGCGCACCGACTGGGAGGCGTACTGCCTGATCGGTGACGTGCTCCGCGGAGAACGTGACGGGAGCGCCGGTTTTGTCGGGCGCGTCATGGCGAACATCGTCGAGGAGCCCACCTTGCTTGCGCCTCCTGTGCGAGGCCCGGCGGAGGGCGGGCGGCTGTGGCAGTCCGTGATGCCGCTGGCCGCCTCGGTGATGGGCGTAGCCGCCGTGGGGTGGGTTGCCCATACCTTGTACCGCGATCAGGGGCCGGGGGCCGGCAGCCGCGTTGCCGTCGCGCGATCGTCGGCTGCCGTCGCGGCGCACACGGTGGTGCGTCCGGCTGCGGTTGCGCCGGCGCCGGTTGCGGTAGATCCGACGCGCGAATATGTGTTTGTTCATCAGGCGATGTCCGGTGGCGGACCCATATCAGGTGTGATCCAGCACGTGCGCACCGTTTCCGATGTCGGGCAGGACAGTGGTCGATGA
- the rpoE gene encoding RNA polymerase sigma factor RpoE: protein MSDREIDQQLVERVQRGDKQAFGLLVAKYQRKLHRLLSRLIRDSAEVEDVAQETFIKAYRALGSFRGDSAFYTWLYRIGINTAKNYLVSQGRRAPTSTGFDSEEAETFEEGEQLRDINTPERLMMTRQIGETVDQAMEALPEELRTAIMLRELEGLSYEEIASIMDCPIGTVRSRIFRAREAIAERLRPLLDTAPDKRW, encoded by the coding sequence ATGAGCGATCGCGAGATAGATCAGCAGCTTGTCGAGCGCGTGCAGCGCGGTGACAAGCAGGCTTTCGGCTTGCTGGTAGCAAAGTACCAACGCAAGTTGCACAGGCTGCTGTCCCGCTTGATCCGCGATTCGGCAGAGGTCGAAGACGTGGCCCAGGAAACCTTCATCAAGGCGTATCGCGCCTTGGGGTCGTTTCGGGGCGACAGCGCTTTTTACACGTGGCTTTACCGTATCGGGATCAATACCGCCAAGAACTATCTGGTTTCGCAAGGCCGACGGGCGCCCACCTCGACCGGATTCGATTCGGAAGAGGCGGAGACTTTCGAGGAAGGCGAGCAGTTGCGCGACATCAATACGCCGGAACGTTTGATGATGACGCGGCAGATCGGCGAGACCGTCGATCAGGCGATGGAGGCGCTGCCTGAGGAGTTGCGTACGGCGATCATGCTTCGGGAACTCGAAGGGCTGAGCTACGAGGAAATTGCCAGCATCATGGATTGTCCGATCGGAACCGTGCGTTCGCGAATCTTTCGTGCACGCGAGGCGATTGCTGAAAGACTGCGGCCGTTGCTGGACACGGCACCTGATAAACGTTGGTAG
- the nadB gene encoding L-aspartate oxidase — protein MSKQYDVLILGSGAAGQSIALRLADSLRVALVTKRAISDSASAWAQGGIAAVLDTSDSIEAHIQDTYIAGGGLCDPKATRFVVEHGKAAIEWLIGRGVPFTREDQSSLGYHLTREGGHSHRRIIHAADATGAAVQATLTEQVSKHPNIDILENHIAVDLILGDKLGLPDRGCLGAYVLDIANDRVETIGARNTVIATGGAGKVYLYTTNPSVATGDGIAMAWRAGCRAANMEFIQFHPTCLYHPQAKSFLISEAVRGEGGLLKLPDGTRFMPAHDARAELAPRDIVARAIDFEMKKHGLDCVYLDISHKPAEWLREHFPNIHARCLELGIDITREGIPVVPAAHYTCGGIVTDLAARTDVPGLYSVGESAYTGLHGANRLASNSLLECLVFGEAAANDILSQPRRPLPRLPDWDESRVTDADEEVVISHNWAELRRFMWDYVGIVRTTKRLQRAQHRIRLLSREINEFYSHFRVSNDLIELRNLVVTADLIVRCALRRKESRGLHSSRDYPDTLPVARPTVLRPHRR, from the coding sequence TTGTCAAAACAATACGACGTACTCATCCTCGGCAGTGGTGCCGCAGGGCAATCGATCGCCCTGCGCCTGGCGGACAGTCTTCGAGTCGCCCTCGTCACCAAACGCGCGATCTCCGACAGCGCTAGCGCTTGGGCGCAGGGCGGCATCGCTGCGGTCCTCGACACCTCCGACAGTATCGAAGCCCATATCCAGGACACCTATATCGCGGGCGGCGGCCTGTGCGATCCGAAGGCCACGCGCTTTGTCGTCGAACACGGGAAGGCGGCCATCGAATGGCTGATCGGACGCGGCGTCCCCTTCACGCGCGAAGACCAGTCGAGCCTCGGATACCACCTCACGCGCGAAGGCGGCCACTCGCACCGGCGCATCATCCATGCGGCGGACGCCACCGGCGCTGCGGTGCAGGCAACGCTGACCGAGCAGGTCAGCAAGCATCCCAATATCGACATCCTTGAAAACCACATTGCCGTCGACCTGATTCTCGGCGACAAGCTGGGCCTGCCCGACCGGGGCTGCCTTGGCGCCTATGTGCTCGACATCGCCAACGACCGCGTCGAGACGATCGGTGCCCGCAATACCGTCATCGCGACCGGCGGGGCTGGCAAGGTCTATCTATATACGACCAACCCCAGCGTCGCGACCGGCGACGGGATCGCCATGGCATGGCGGGCCGGTTGCCGCGCTGCGAACATGGAATTCATCCAGTTCCATCCGACCTGCCTTTATCATCCGCAAGCGAAATCCTTCCTGATATCGGAAGCCGTGCGCGGTGAAGGGGGCCTGCTGAAGCTTCCCGACGGCACCCGATTCATGCCGGCGCACGATGCCCGCGCGGAACTGGCTCCCCGCGACATCGTCGCCCGCGCCATCGACTTCGAGATGAAGAAGCACGGTCTCGACTGCGTCTATCTCGATATCAGCCACAAGCCGGCGGAATGGTTGCGCGAGCATTTTCCCAATATTCACGCGCGCTGCCTGGAACTGGGAATCGACATCACGCGTGAGGGAATTCCCGTCGTCCCCGCGGCTCACTACACCTGCGGGGGCATCGTTACCGATCTTGCCGCACGTACCGACGTGCCCGGCCTCTACTCCGTCGGCGAATCGGCGTACACGGGCCTTCACGGCGCGAACCGCCTCGCCAGCAACTCGCTCCTCGAGTGTCTGGTCTTTGGCGAGGCGGCAGCGAACGACATCCTTTCCCAACCGCGCCGCCCCCTGCCCCGGCTCCCGGACTGGGACGAGAGCCGCGTGACCGACGCCGACGAAGAAGTCGTGATCTCGCACAACTGGGCGGAACTGCGGCGCTTCATGTGGGACTATGTCGGCATCGTGCGCACGACCAAGCGCCTGCAGCGCGCGCAGCACCGCATCCGCCTACTGTCGCGCGAAATCAACGAGTTCTATTCGCACTTCCGCGTCAGCAACGATCTGATCGAACTGCGCAACCTCGTCGTCACTGCCGACCTGATCGTGCGCTGCGCCTTGCGCCGCAAGGAAAGCCGCGGCCTGCACAGCTCGCGCGATTACCCCGACACGCTGCCGGTCGCACGCCCCACCGTCCTGCGACCGCACCGACGCTGA
- a CDS encoding protein YgfX — MRYPLEIRLRPSRLIFLLNAAIHTIAAFAFLRSSFPLPLVIVAVAGLGISLRSTIRAEREKACVRLVLEDDGELCMDPDGHGRRLVYAVPEPGCVDFGWAVWIHWRGTRVRRSPRRPMRGALMLVPGNVGDDEWRGLKIWLRHKAGAARTDESGGDASAQR; from the coding sequence GTGCGCTACCCGCTTGAAATCCGGCTTCGCCCGTCGAGGCTGATATTTCTGTTGAACGCCGCGATCCATACGATCGCGGCGTTTGCATTTCTGCGTTCGTCCTTTCCGCTGCCGCTCGTCATCGTCGCCGTCGCGGGACTGGGAATCTCGCTGCGCTCGACGATCCGTGCCGAAAGGGAAAAGGCGTGCGTGCGTCTGGTCCTCGAGGACGATGGCGAACTGTGCATGGATCCCGATGGCCACGGGCGCCGATTGGTGTACGCGGTGCCCGAGCCGGGTTGCGTCGATTTCGGCTGGGCGGTGTGGATTCACTGGCGCGGTACGCGGGTGCGACGTTCGCCTCGCAGACCGATGCGCGGGGCGCTGATGCTCGTGCCAGGAAACGTCGGCGACGACGAGTGGCGAGGGCTGAAGATTTGGCTCAGGCACAAGGCCGGCGCTGCCCGGACGGACGAGTCCGGGGGCGATGCATCCGCGCAGCGCTAA
- the fabF gene encoding beta-ketoacyl-ACP synthase II, which produces MTRRRVVITGLGIISPVGNTVPEAWDNIVNGRSGIGEITRFDTTNFPVKIAGEVKGFDIDAYLSPKEARRMDVFIHYGMAAGIQAFKDAGLQVTAENAERIGVNLGSGIGGLPMIESTHDDYLKGGARKISPFFIPGTIINMIAGNLSIMFGLKGPCLAMVTACTTATHCIGEAARLIQYGDADVMIAGGAESTVTPLAVGGFASARALSTRNDDPQTASRPWDKGRDGFVLGEGAGVLVLEEYEHAKARGAKIYAEVAGFGMSADAYHMTAPCEDGNGAARCMTNAMRDAGMALDEVDYINAHGTSTPLGDLAETTAVKRCFGDRAKSIAVNSTKSMTGHLLGAAGGVEAVFTTLAIHHQIAPPTINIFEQDEGCDLDYVANKARPMEIRAALSNSFGFGGTNGTIAFRRV; this is translated from the coding sequence TTGACCCGTCGCAGAGTCGTCATTACCGGTCTGGGCATCATTTCCCCGGTCGGCAATACCGTTCCGGAGGCCTGGGACAACATTGTCAACGGCCGCTCCGGTATCGGCGAAATCACGCGTTTCGATACCACGAACTTCCCGGTGAAGATCGCCGGTGAGGTGAAGGGGTTCGACATCGACGCATATCTTTCGCCGAAGGAGGCCCGCCGTATGGATGTGTTCATCCATTACGGCATGGCCGCCGGCATCCAGGCGTTCAAGGATGCCGGCCTGCAGGTTACCGCCGAGAACGCCGAGCGTATCGGCGTGAATCTGGGCTCGGGCATCGGCGGCCTGCCGATGATCGAATCCACCCACGACGATTACCTGAAGGGGGGGGCACGCAAGATTTCCCCGTTCTTCATCCCCGGAACGATCATCAACATGATCGCGGGCAACCTGTCGATCATGTTCGGCCTGAAGGGGCCTTGCCTGGCGATGGTTACTGCCTGCACGACAGCCACGCACTGCATCGGCGAAGCCGCGCGTCTCATCCAGTACGGCGACGCCGACGTGATGATCGCCGGTGGCGCCGAGTCAACCGTGACGCCGCTGGCCGTCGGTGGTTTCGCCTCGGCCCGTGCGCTTTCCACGCGCAACGACGACCCGCAGACGGCGAGCCGTCCGTGGGACAAGGGGCGCGACGGCTTCGTGCTTGGTGAGGGGGCCGGCGTACTCGTGCTCGAAGAGTATGAGCATGCGAAGGCGCGTGGCGCGAAGATCTATGCCGAAGTCGCCGGCTTCGGCATGAGCGCCGACGCCTACCACATGACCGCCCCGTGCGAGGACGGCAACGGTGCAGCGCGCTGCATGACGAATGCGATGCGCGATGCCGGCATGGCACTCGACGAGGTCGACTATATCAACGCGCACGGTACGTCGACGCCGCTCGGCGATCTGGCCGAAACGACGGCAGTCAAGCGTTGCTTTGGTGACCGCGCCAAGTCGATCGCGGTGAATTCGACCAAGTCGATGACCGGTCACCTGCTGGGCGCAGCCGGGGGCGTGGAGGCGGTGTTCACAACGTTGGCGATCCATCACCAGATTGCTCCGCCGACGATCAACATCTTCGAGCAGGACGAAGGCTGCGATCTCGACTATGTCGCGAACAAGGCACGCCCGATGGAGATCCGCGCCGCGCTGTCGAACTCGTTCGGCTTTGGCGGCACCAACGGAACCATCGCGTTCCGCCGCGTCTGA
- the acpP gene encoding acyl carrier protein, with translation MENIEQRVKKIVAEQLGVNESEIKIESSFVDDLGADSLDTVELVMALEEEFECEIPDEEAEKITTVQQAIDYVNAHLKK, from the coding sequence ATGGAGAACATCGAGCAGCGCGTCAAGAAAATTGTCGCCGAACAACTTGGTGTGAACGAGTCGGAAATCAAGATCGAGTCCTCGTTCGTCGACGATCTGGGCGCGGATTCGCTGGATACCGTGGAACTGGTCATGGCCCTCGAGGAAGAGTTCGAGTGCGAAATCCCGGACGAGGAAGCTGAGAAGATCACCACGGTTCAGCAGGCGATTGACTACGTCAACGCCCACCTGAAGAAGTAA
- the fabG gene encoding 3-oxoacyl-ACP reductase FabG has product MSFSLEGQVALVTGASRGIGRAVALELGRLGATVVGTATSEAGAADIENGLQEAGIKGCGMALNVTDAAACEAAIGDIEKRFGAVGILVNNAGITRDNLAMRMKDDEWDAVIDTNLKAVFRMSRLVMRGMMKARGGRIINITSVVGSAGNPGQANYAAAKAGVAGMSRALARELGSRNITVNCVAPGFIDTDMTRALPETARDALLGNIALGRLGRPEEIAGAVAFLASPAAAYVTGTTLHVNGGMYMS; this is encoded by the coding sequence ATGAGTTTTTCGCTCGAGGGGCAGGTGGCCCTTGTGACCGGTGCGTCCCGCGGGATCGGACGCGCCGTGGCGCTCGAACTGGGCCGTCTGGGTGCGACTGTCGTCGGTACGGCAACTTCGGAAGCCGGTGCCGCCGATATTGAAAATGGTCTGCAGGAAGCCGGCATCAAGGGGTGCGGGATGGCGCTCAACGTCACCGACGCGGCTGCGTGCGAAGCGGCCATTGGCGACATCGAGAAGCGCTTCGGTGCCGTCGGCATCCTCGTGAACAATGCCGGCATCACGCGCGACAACCTCGCGATGCGCATGAAGGACGACGAGTGGGATGCCGTCATCGACACTAACTTGAAAGCGGTGTTCCGCATGTCGCGTCTCGTCATGCGTGGCATGATGAAGGCCCGCGGCGGCCGCATCATCAACATTACGTCCGTTGTCGGCAGCGCCGGCAACCCCGGGCAGGCGAACTACGCGGCGGCAAAGGCCGGCGTGGCCGGCATGAGTCGTGCGCTGGCGCGTGAGCTGGGTAGCCGCAATATCACCGTCAATTGCGTGGCTCCTGGCTTCATCGACACCGACATGACCCGTGCGCTGCCCGAAACGGCCCGCGACGCGCTGCTGGGCAACATCGCCCTCGGCCGGCTGGGACGTCCTGAAGAAATCGCTGGGGCGGTGGCCTTCCTGGCATCGCCCGCAGCCGCCTACGTGACGGGCACGACCTTGCACGTGAATGGCGGCATGTACATGTCGTAA
- the fabD gene encoding ACP S-malonyltransferase — translation MAFALVFPGQGSQSVGMMAGYGERAEIRDTFAEASDALGEDLWQMANEGPAERLVLTVNTQPLMLTAGVAAYRAWLAAGGPKPQLVAGHSLGEYSALVAAGAMAFSDAVPLVRFRAQAMQEAVPAGEGGMAALLGLEVDAVREACAEAAQGEVVEAANLNAPGQIVIAGAKGAVERAIEAAKARGAKRAMLLPVSAPFHCALMKPAAERLAERLASVTIGKPEIAVINNVDVAVYDDPARIRDALVRQAFSPVRWIELVQEMARRGMGHVIECGPGKVLAGMTKRIAGDVQGGSIHDAASLEQSIAALR, via the coding sequence ATGGCTTTTGCTCTGGTGTTCCCGGGACAGGGGTCCCAATCCGTTGGAATGATGGCGGGCTACGGTGAGCGCGCCGAAATCCGTGACACCTTCGCCGAGGCATCCGATGCGCTCGGAGAGGATCTTTGGCAGATGGCCAATGAAGGGCCTGCCGAGCGTCTCGTGCTGACCGTCAATACCCAGCCTCTGATGCTCACGGCCGGTGTGGCTGCATATCGCGCCTGGCTTGCTGCGGGCGGTCCCAAGCCGCAATTGGTTGCGGGTCACAGTCTCGGCGAGTATTCCGCCCTCGTCGCTGCCGGTGCGATGGCCTTCTCCGATGCGGTGCCCCTTGTGCGTTTCCGCGCTCAGGCGATGCAGGAGGCCGTTCCTGCCGGCGAAGGCGGCATGGCAGCGTTGCTGGGTCTGGAAGTCGACGCTGTCCGTGAAGCCTGTGCCGAAGCGGCGCAGGGCGAAGTCGTCGAGGCTGCGAACCTGAACGCCCCCGGTCAGATCGTAATCGCCGGCGCCAAGGGCGCGGTCGAGCGTGCGATCGAGGCAGCGAAGGCACGCGGCGCCAAGCGCGCGATGCTGCTGCCGGTGAGCGCCCCGTTCCACTGCGCGCTGATGAAGCCGGCGGCGGAGCGACTCGCCGAGCGACTCGCGTCGGTAACGATCGGCAAACCCGAGATTGCGGTGATCAACAACGTGGACGTTGCCGTGTATGACGATCCGGCCAGGATCCGTGACGCGCTCGTGCGCCAGGCCTTCTCGCCGGTGCGCTGGATCGAGCTGGTGCAGGAGATGGCGCGCCGCGGCATGGGACACGTCATCGAGTGTGGTCCGGGCAAGGTCCTTGCGGGTATGACGAAGCGGATCGCGGGCGACGTGCAGGGCGGCTCGATTCACGACGCTGCGAGTCTCGAACAATCCATTGCGGCCTTGAGGTGA
- a CDS encoding beta-ketoacyl-ACP synthase III, whose product MIYARIAGTGSFLPGEPVSNDDLVTRGIDTSDEWIVERTGIRTRHLAASDVTSSDLACEASRRAIAAAGLQPEDIDLVVVATSTPDCIFPSTATLLQAKLGMRNGAAAFDVQAVCTGFVYGLTIAEKFIRSGSHKRALVVGAEVFSRILDWSDRGTCVLFGDGAGAVVLEASDAPGILATALHADGSHHPILCVPGAVASGQVIGDPFLRMDGQAVFKFAVKVLGEVAHEVLAAAGVQAETVDWLIPHQANIRIIQATAKRLGVPMDKVIATVDRHGNTSAASIPLALDLAVRDGRIRAGQRIIVEGVGGGFTWGAALLQF is encoded by the coding sequence ATGATCTATGCACGAATCGCCGGCACCGGAAGTTTCCTGCCGGGCGAGCCTGTCAGTAACGACGATCTCGTCACTCGCGGAATCGATACGTCGGATGAATGGATCGTCGAGCGCACGGGTATCCGTACCCGTCACCTCGCGGCCAGCGACGTCACGTCGAGCGATCTCGCCTGCGAAGCGAGCCGCCGCGCCATCGCGGCCGCGGGCCTGCAGCCCGAGGACATCGATCTCGTCGTCGTCGCGACCTCCACTCCGGACTGCATCTTCCCGAGCACTGCGACCCTGCTGCAGGCAAAGCTGGGGATGCGTAACGGCGCCGCGGCGTTCGACGTGCAGGCCGTTTGTACCGGTTTTGTCTATGGGTTGACGATCGCCGAGAAGTTCATCCGCTCGGGGAGTCACAAGCGCGCGCTGGTGGTTGGCGCGGAAGTATTCTCGCGCATCCTCGACTGGTCTGACCGCGGCACCTGCGTGCTGTTCGGCGATGGGGCGGGCGCAGTCGTGCTCGAGGCGTCCGATGCGCCGGGCATCCTGGCGACTGCACTGCACGCAGACGGCAGCCATCACCCCATCCTGTGCGTGCCGGGCGCGGTCGCCTCAGGTCAGGTGATCGGAGACCCCTTCCTGCGTATGGACGGCCAGGCGGTGTTCAAGTTTGCGGTCAAGGTGTTGGGCGAGGTCGCGCACGAGGTTCTCGCCGCCGCTGGTGTGCAGGCCGAGACGGTCGATTGGCTGATCCCGCATCAGGCCAACATCCGCATCATCCAGGCGACCGCGAAGCGGCTCGGTGTGCCGATGGACAAGGTCATTGCGACGGTCGATCGGCATGGCAACACGTCGGCGGCATCGATCCCGCTCGCCCTCGATCTGGCCGTGCGCGACGGGCGTATCCGTGCGGGCCAGCGGATCATCGTCGAAGGCGTCGGCGGTGGCTTCACGTGGGGCGCTGCGCTGCTCCAATTCTGA
- the plsX gene encoding phosphate acyltransferase PlsX, with protein MGVTVAIDCMGGDHGPSVTVPAARAFLRNHPEAKVILVGRQDALDQAVAAIGNGFAGRLSVRAASEVVEMDDPPAIAMRKKKDSSMRVAVDLVKAGTAQAAVSAGNTGALMAISRFVLKTLDGIDRPAIATILPTRKGQVYVLDLGANVDCEPEHLLQFGIMGAMLVSAVEHVDRPSVGLLNIGEEAIKGNDVVKRAGELLRGSGLNFYGNVEGDDIYKGTTDVVVCDGFVGNVALKTSEGLAQMLAAFLKEEFSRSLLTKVMAVVAMPALKRFKRRVDHRRYNGAALVGLRGVVVKSHGSADTYAFEQAIHRAAEAASNRLVERISERMTAMGRAA; from the coding sequence ATGGGTGTCACCGTTGCGATAGATTGCATGGGCGGCGATCATGGCCCGTCCGTGACGGTGCCGGCCGCGCGCGCCTTCCTGCGCAACCATCCCGAGGCCAAGGTGATTCTGGTCGGGCGTCAGGACGCGCTCGATCAGGCCGTGGCGGCCATCGGCAATGGTTTCGCGGGTCGTTTGTCGGTCCGTGCGGCGTCCGAGGTCGTCGAAATGGACGATCCGCCAGCGATCGCGATGCGCAAGAAGAAGGATTCCTCGATGCGCGTCGCGGTGGATCTGGTGAAGGCCGGCACGGCCCAGGCGGCAGTGTCGGCCGGGAATACCGGCGCCCTGATGGCGATCTCGCGTTTCGTCCTCAAGACGCTCGACGGCATCGACCGGCCCGCGATCGCGACAATCCTGCCCACGCGCAAGGGGCAGGTGTATGTGCTCGACCTCGGCGCTAACGTTGATTGCGAGCCCGAGCACCTGCTCCAGTTCGGCATCATGGGGGCAATGCTCGTGTCTGCGGTCGAGCACGTCGACCGCCCGTCAGTAGGGCTGCTCAACATCGGCGAAGAGGCGATCAAGGGTAACGATGTCGTCAAACGCGCCGGCGAACTGCTGCGCGGAAGCGGCCTGAACTTTTACGGCAACGTGGAAGGCGACGACATCTATAAGGGGACGACCGACGTTGTCGTGTGCGACGGGTTTGTCGGCAATGTGGCGTTGAAGACATCCGAGGGGTTGGCGCAGATGCTTGCCGCATTCCTCAAGGAGGAATTCAGCCGCAGCCTGCTGACCAAGGTCATGGCGGTCGTTGCGATGCCCGCGCTCAAGCGTTTCAAGCGCCGCGTCGATCACCGTCGTTATAACGGTGCGGCCCTGGTCGGTCTGCGCGGCGTGGTGGTCAAGAGCCACGGCTCTGCCGACACATATGCGTTCGAGCAGGCCATTCACCGGGCTGCCGAGGCTGCGTCGAACCGCCTCGTTGAGCGCATTAGCGAGCGCATGACGGCCATGGGGAGAGCAGCATGA
- the rpmF gene encoding 50S ribosomal protein L32 yields MAVQQNKKSPSKRGMHRAHDFLTNPPLAVEATTGEVHLRHHISPSGVYRGKKVVKTKGE; encoded by the coding sequence ATGGCCGTTCAGCAGAACAAGAAATCCCCCTCCAAGCGTGGCATGCATCGTGCCCACGACTTCCTGACCAATCCGCCGCTCGCTGTCGAAGCGACCACCGGCGAAGTCCACCTGCGTCATCACATCAGCCCGAGCGGTGTGTATCGCGGCAAGAAAGTCGTCAAGACCAAGGGCGAATAA
- a CDS encoding YceD family protein translates to MSQRSVLPDPFKFAAEGRSLSGVIPLVELPRLGDVLLDKSGSVQFSLVGEVGLDRKPRVRLAISGELQVRCQRCLGSMVWPLEVDALFELVRPGQPIADDELEEDEFDAIEATPDMDVKALVEDEIVLAVPIAPRHEKCEAPRPDGGAVKESPFASLEKLRKTDGAE, encoded by the coding sequence ATGTCGCAACGAAGCGTTCTTCCGGACCCGTTCAAGTTCGCAGCCGAAGGCCGCAGCCTGAGTGGGGTCATTCCGCTGGTGGAGTTGCCACGACTCGGCGACGTGTTGCTGGATAAGTCCGGTAGCGTGCAGTTCAGCCTAGTTGGCGAGGTGGGGCTCGATCGCAAGCCGCGCGTGCGGCTCGCCATTTCTGGCGAGTTGCAGGTGCGATGCCAGCGCTGCCTTGGTTCGATGGTTTGGCCGCTGGAGGTGGATGCGCTATTCGAGTTGGTCAGGCCCGGTCAGCCGATCGCGGACGACGAGTTGGAAGAAGACGAGTTCGATGCAATTGAGGCGACGCCGGATATGGATGTGAAGGCGTTGGTCGAGGATGAGATCGTGCTGGCGGTGCCTATTGCGCCTCGGCATGAAAAGTGTGAGGCGCCCCGCCCCGACGGTGGTGCCGTAAAGGAATCGCCTTTCGCGTCGCTTGAGAAGTTGCGCAAGACCGACGGCGCGGAATAG